A section of the Pseudomonas lini genome encodes:
- a CDS encoding biotin/lipoyl-binding protein yields MKKILARLVTVAVVLLAFILGWFAWEHYTRAPWTRDARVRADVVTLSADVSGRIVSLGVQDNQHVEKGQLLLEIDPARYTLAVEHAKRAVEVAKATLGQSEATIVSSEALLRQRQSEERRRRTLKQGFAISGEEWEKSSTEVAVAQAELLRNQANLGLAQANVQLAIAALTQAELDLQRTRVAAPVSGYVTNLLTRQGDYATAGGALLALVDSDSFYVSGYFEETKLPRIEEGDRVRVELMSGETFGGTVQSIAFAIADRENSPGSRLLASINPSYTWVKLAQRVPVRIQIDADYVAKNRLRAGTTATVTVMESRETQEHR; encoded by the coding sequence TTGAAGAAGATCCTTGCCCGACTCGTGACTGTGGCGGTGGTATTGCTGGCCTTTATCCTCGGCTGGTTCGCCTGGGAACATTACACCCGCGCGCCCTGGACTCGGGATGCGCGGGTTCGCGCCGATGTGGTGACGTTGTCTGCCGATGTCTCGGGGCGCATCGTCAGCCTGGGTGTTCAAGACAACCAGCATGTCGAGAAAGGCCAGTTGTTGCTGGAGATCGACCCGGCTCGTTATACGCTGGCAGTGGAGCATGCCAAGCGCGCGGTGGAAGTCGCAAAAGCCACGCTGGGCCAATCTGAAGCGACGATTGTCTCTAGCGAAGCGCTGCTCAGGCAGCGCCAAAGCGAAGAGCGTCGCCGTCGAACCCTCAAACAGGGTTTCGCGATCTCCGGCGAAGAATGGGAAAAATCCAGTACCGAAGTGGCGGTGGCGCAGGCGGAGCTGTTGCGCAATCAGGCCAACCTGGGGCTGGCTCAAGCCAATGTGCAACTGGCGATTGCCGCGTTGACCCAGGCCGAACTGGACTTGCAGCGCACGCGGGTCGCAGCACCTGTCAGCGGTTACGTGACCAACCTGCTGACTCGTCAGGGCGATTACGCCACCGCCGGGGGAGCGTTGTTGGCGCTGGTGGACAGCGACTCGTTTTATGTCAGCGGCTACTTTGAAGAAACAAAGCTGCCGCGAATCGAGGAGGGCGACCGGGTCAGGGTCGAGTTGATGAGCGGCGAGACCTTCGGCGGCACCGTACAAAGCATCGCTTTTGCTATAGCCGACCGCGAGAACTCCCCCGGCAGTCGCCTGCTGGCGAGCATCAACCCCAGTTACACCTGGGTCAAGCTGGCGCAGCGGGTACCGGTGCGGATTCAGATCGATGCTGACTATGTCGCTAAAAACCGCCTGCGTGCCGGGACCACTGCCACCGTCACCGTCATGGAAAGCCGCGAGACTCAAGAACACCGCTAA